In the Nocardia asteroides genome, CAGCAGCCGACGACGACCGGGCCACGCTCATGGCCGCGCTCTACCACGAGCACGCGACCGTGCTCTGGCGCTACACCCTCGGCCTGGTCCGCGACGCGGGCCGCGCCGAGGACATCGTCCAGGAAACCCTGCTCCGCGCCTGGCAGCGCCCCGCCGTCCTCGACCAATCCACCCATTCGGCCAGAGCCTGGCTCTTCACCGTCGCCAGGAACCTCGCCGTGGATGAACACCGCAGCGCCCGCAACCGCCGCGAATTCCGCACCGACGCCCCACCCGAGCAGTCCACGCCCGACCACTCCGACCGTGCCCTCGACGGCTGGCTGGTCGCCGACGCCCTGGCCAAACTCGGCGCCGACCACCGCGAGGTAATCGTGCGCGCCTACTATCGCGGGCTCTCGACCCAACAGATCGCCGAGGAACTGGGTATCCCACCCGGGACGGTGAAATCCCGCATGCACTACGGCATGCGGGCCCTACGTCTCACGCTGCAGGAAATGGGGGTGACGAACCGATGACCGACATCGTCGACGACTACACGACGTGGGACGCGCCGTATGTGCTCGGGTCGCTCACCCGGGCGGAACGGCTGGAGTTCGAGGAGCACCTGGAGGGGTGCTCGCGGTGCCGGGATGCCGTCGCCGAGCTGGCCGGGATGCCGGGGTTGCTCGGGCTGATCGGTGCCGAGACCGCGCTGGAACTCGGCTCCGCGCCGGAACCCGAATCTCCCGAGGCCCCTGCCGACCTGCTCCCCCGGCTCGCCGCCGCGAGCGAACGGCAGCGCCGCCGCTCCCGCTGGGTCTCGGCGGGCGCCGCGCTCGCCGCCGCCGCCGCTGCCGTCGCCATCGCGGTCCCGGTGGTCACCGCGGTGACCGCTGACTCGGACCCGGTGAGCACCGAGCAGGTCTTCGCGGAGCGGTCGATGGAGCCGTTGCGGGCGAGTCCGGTCTCGGCCGACTTCCGGCTGCTGGCCGAGGGTGATCGCACCCGGATCGAGATGACCTGCAGTTACGCGCCCGGCGATGCTCGCTACACCTGGGAGTTCGGGCTGGTCGCCACCGGCGTGGACGGCACCCGATGGAATCTCGGGCAGTGGCCTGCGGGGCCGGGGGATGTGGTGACGCTGGAACGCACCGTCCCCACCACCCCGGAGCGCATCCGCAGTGTCGAGATCACCTCCGCCGCCACCGGCGACACGGTGCTCCTCGGCACGGTCTGAGTACGCCGGTGGCTCGTCCGGGCGGGACGGGTCACCGGCTCCGGTGGTCTCTTTGCGACACGTCCAACGTGGGCGTCGGTAGACGTACTGGCCTGGAGTATTGCCGTCACGCGCATCTCGGCGACATCCAACATGGTGCTGGCAATGACGAGTCGGCGTCGTTCACCCCTGGGTCCATTGCCCGATAACTGTGGTTATCGCGCTACTGACCCTGCGGCGGCGCGGTCCCCGATCGCGTCGGCGCCGGGCCGGAGCAATGTCGGTACAGTGCAAAGCGGGCGGTCGAAGCCAGTTGAGGTGGCTTCGACCGCCCACTTGCTGTCCCTGGAATGCCCTGGTCAGGCGGCGTCGTCGCGGGGATCGAGCATCGGTACGCCTCCCTCCTTCGCGGCGTCGTCGACCCAGTGGATGAAGGTCAGGATCGAGCCGCCGGCGTAGCGGCGGACCCGGTCCTGGATGGCCCGCAGGTCGTGGCCGGGCAGGAAGTCCCGCCGCGAACTCTCCCCGCACCCGCACGCGCACGGACGCAGCCGGAACTCGGCCTCCTCGGGCAGCTCGATGTAGCCGACCGGGTTCTGGGAGTTGTTCGACGCCGGGTCGGGCCGGCCGATCCAGGCGTCGTAGACCGGGTGTCCCGCGCTCAGCAGCGGCCCCTGGACCGCGAACCGGTCGTCGTACGGCACGACTTTCTCGACCTCGCCGATCGCGAGGACCTTCCCGCCGCCGACGATCAGCGCGAACTTCTCCCGCCCTAGCCGCTCGGAGTTGGCCTTCCACGTCCCGCGCCCGGACTCCCAGGCCTCCTCCTCGGTCATCCGCGGGAACCAGCCCACCCAGGGCCGGCCCATCGGGTCGGCGGGGACTTCGGAGTAGTGGGCGAGCTTGAACCGTACAGCCATAGTGGCACCTCTTCTATCGCGGTCAGTACGAGAATGATAGTAGACCATCTTTGCATTCCAGTCAAAACAAGTATCTAGCCCATCTTTTCTGGATGACTCGGAACGATGGCCTCTCAACTCTTTTATCCGGTAAGCAAGGTTGGGCGATAGCGGGCGGTCAGCGGTGGATCGGCCCTGGTGACTGGGTGGTACGGCTTGGTGTCGCGCAGAATCGGGCGATGTTCGGGTGGGTTAGCGCCATCGGCGCAAAGGAGTGGAAGCCGGCCGCTGCGGATGCGCGGGAGGTGATCGGTAAGCGGCGGGCAGCGCTCGGGCGCCGCGTGTCCCGGGTCCGGCTGCTACCCGCGGTGCTGGCCGCGCTTCTCGCCGGGCTGGTGGTCGCCTTCGGCGCCTACGGCGTCCTGCGCGCGATCACCCCGGTCGACGTGACCAAGACCGCCGCGGAGATCGACGTCACCCGGGTCGCGCTCACCGTCGTGGCCGGGGTCGGCGGGGTCGTCGCGCTGGTGATCGCCTACCGCCGCCAGCGCGACCTCGAACAGTCGCGGTTCGTCGAGCGCTTCGGCGCCGCCGCCTCCCAGCTCGGCGCCACCGACGTCGCGGTCCGCATCGCCGGGGTCTACGCCATGGCCGGCGTCGCCGACGAAACCGAAGGCTCCCGCCGCCAGCAATGCATCGACGTCCTCTGCGGCTACCTGCGCCTGCCCTATGACCCCGACCACGGCGCCAGCGGCCGCACCGAGCTCACCACCACCCGCCCCCGCATCGAGTACGAACCCGCCCGCGGCACGATCGAGGAGCGCGTCACCTACCGGCAGAACGACCGCGAAGTCCGCGCCACCATCGTCCACGTCATCGCCGACCACCTCCGCCCAGAAGCCGAATACAGCTGGTCCGACCGCAACTTCGACTTCCGCAACGCCCACCTCGAAAACGCCGACTTCGACCGCGCAACGTTCCGCGGCACCGCCCGCTTCACCGGCGCGACCTTCTCCGGACCCACCGCCTTCAAGGACACCACGTTCTGCGGTGACGCCTGGTTCGAGCACACGACGTTCTCCGGTGACGCCGTGTTCCTGAAAGCGAGCTTCTCCGCCGAGACCGAGTTCGAGGGTGCGACGTTCTCCGGCAACACCTTCTTCTCGGACGCGATCCTGTCCCACCCCTCCGGATTCGCGTACACCGTGTTCTCCGGCGCCATCACCCGGTTCGATCGCACGAGGTTCGCGCACAACACCATGTTCAGGAACGCGACCTTCTCCAGCGACACCGAGTTCAGGGGCACGACGTTCACCCACCTCACCGACTTCGTCGGCGTCACGTTCGCCGGCGCCGCCACCCGATTCGAGGACGTGGACTTCGGTGACCTCTGGGTCTCGTTCGATGAGCCGATGCGATGGGGGCCGCCGGCGCCGACGTTCGATTGGGACAGCGACCTCAGCCGCAAGCCAGGCAATGTCGAACCGCAGGGTTGGCCACCCGTCGCGTCACCAGCCCCGTAGCAGGGGCCCGACCTCGCAGAAGCTGGCCACCGATAAGCGGGGACTCGAGAGGTCAGCTCGTCGGCGGAGCAGCCGACTCTTAATCAGCGGGTTCGGAATAGGGCGTTTCTTGGCGGTTGCCGGTCCTTGGCCAGCGCGAGGCGGGATCAAGGATGAGGCCGCAAGCGGTGTGCTGGGGTCCCAGCTACCTACGGACGGTGACCATCACCGCCACGAGCTGAGTCCAGAGTCAACTACCACCCGAGACAGGACAATCACGCGAGGGGCGCAGACCACTAGTCGAGACCACTCCACGACCACCGCTCGGCCGGAACGAGGACCGAATCATCGATGGGTTCTCGGCCGAACTCGAAGCGCTGCTTCACTTCAGCCGAAGTCGCGAGAAATTCCTCGAACATGCCCGCCCCCGGCAGACGCTCGGCCAGCACCCGCACCTCATCCTCCAACCCAGCCTCCCCCAACCACTCCAGCAGCCCGGCCACCCCGCCCGGGTCGTCGAGGACGGCGTGCGCGGCGGCACGCTCGGCCAGCACCCGCACCTGATCCTCCAACCCGGCCTTCCCCAACTCCTTCAGCAGCCCGGCCACCCCGGGCGGGGAGTCGAGGGTGGCGTGCTTCCCGAACCCCTCCAGCAGCCCGGCCACGTCGCCCGAAACGTCGAGGACGGCGTGCGCGGCAGCGCGCTCGGCCAGCACCCGCACCTGATCCTCCAACCCAGCCTCCCGCAACCACTCCAGCAGCCCGGCCACGTCGCCCGAAACGTCGAGGGCGGTGTGCGCGGCAGCGCGCTCGGCCAGCACCCGCACCTGATCCTCCAACCCAGCCTCCCCCAACTCCTTCAGCAGCCCGGCCACCCCGACCGGGTCGTCGAGGGCGGTGTGTGCGGCAGCGCGCTCGGCCAGCACCCGCACCTGATCCTCCAACCCAGCCTCCCGCAACCACTCCAGCAGCCAGGCCACCCTGCCCGAGTCGTCGAGGGCGGCGTGCGCGGCAGCGCGCTCGGCCAGCACCCGCACCTGATCCTCCAACCCAGCCTCCCGCAACCACTCCAGCAGCCAGGCCACCCCGACCGGGTCATCGAGGGCGGTGTGTGCGGCAGCGCGCTCGGCCAGCACCCGCACCTGATCCTCCAACCCAGCTTCCCCCCACCCATGCAGCAGCCAGGCCACCCCGACCGGGTCGTCGAGGGCGGTGTGTGCGGCAGCGCGCTCGGCCAGCACCCGCACCTGGGCCTCCAACCCAGCCTCCCGCAACTCCTTCAGCAGCCGGGCCACCCTGCCCGGGTCGTCGAGGGCGGTGTGCGCGGCAGCGCGCTCGGCCAGCACCCGCACCTGGGCCTCCAACCCAGCCTCCCGCAACTCCTTCAGCAGCCAGGCCACCCCGCCCGGGTCGAGGGCGGCGTGCGCGGCAGCGCGCTCGGCCAGCACCCGCACCTGATCCTCCAACCCGGTCTTCCCCAACTCCTTCAGCAGCCAGGCCACCCTGCCCGAGTCGTCGAGGGCGGCGTGCGCGGCAGCGCGCTCGGCCAGCACCCGCACCTGATCCTCCAACCCAGCCTCCCGCAACCACTCCAGCAGCCCGGCCACCCCGCCCGGGTCGAGGGCGGCGTGCGCGGCAGCGCGCTCGGCCAGCACCCGCACCTGATCCTCCAACCCAGCCTCCCGCAACCACTCCAGCAGCCGGGCCACCCCGCCCGGGTCGTCGAGGACGGTGTGCGCGGCAGCGCGCTCGGCCAGCACCCGCACCTGGGCCTCCAACCCAGCCTCCCGCAACTCCTTCAGCAGCCGGGCCACCCCGCCCGGGTCGTCGAGGGCGGTGTGCGCGGCAGCGCGCTCGGCCAGCACCCGCACCTGGGCCTCCAACCCAGCCTCCCGCAACTCCTTCAGCAGCCGGGCCACCCTGCCCGGGTCGTCGAGGGCGGCGTGCGCGGCGGCCCAGTCCGCAGGTTGCGGGTTGTCGAAGGGCAGGGTCACGAGGGCAGCGGCGGCGGCGCTGTGGCCGCGATGGGTGGCGTTCTTCCATAGTTGGGCGGCGTCGCGGTAGTGCCCGCGATCCCAGCCAGCGTGGGCGAGGGTGTTCTGGGGGTCGGGGCCGGCGTGGCGGGCCGCGGCAGTCCAGAACTCATACGGTGGGGTCCGCTGGCCACGGGTTCGGCGACCGTGTTGGTCGAGGTAGTCGGCCAACTGATACACCGGTCGCCCTGACCCGCTGGTACGCGCTCGCCGCCGAGCTCCGCCCGTAGGTGCGTGTGCGTCTTGGCAGTCGTTGGTAGGGGTGATCGGGCCGCGGGCGCCCTTGCATTTATGGCTGGTCTCGGCCAGGGCCGCCTCGAACCAGTTGTTCTCGCGGGTGTCCCAGGTGAGTTGGTCGAGGTAGCCGGACGCGGCGTCGCGCAGCAGGGCGAACGGTAGAGCGTTGGGATGGCCCAGCCGGACCAGGTCCATCGCCGCTTCGATCACCGCTTTCCCGAACGGGCCGGCGAGGTTCTTGTAGAAGTGGACCAGTTCTGGTCCCCCGGCCAGGTACTGGGTGATCCTGCCCTCTTCGGCCTTCTCGATCGCCATCTCCAGACGCGGATCCTGCGGCGCGGCGGCGCGCATCGCGTCCAGGTCGGTGCCGGTGAACTTCTCGGGCACCGGGACCGTGGCCGGTTCCAGCAGCCTGCGGGTAGCTGATCCGTGATCGGAGCACAGAGCGGTGTAGTGCTCGTGCCACAAACTGCCCAGCACCAGGATCGGCGCCCGGCGGGGATCGGCCAGCACGCTCTGGAGCTGTTCGGCGAGCCGGCCACGCTCCTGGTCCCCCAGCGGCAGGAAATAGCGTTGAGTTTCGTTGAGCCACACCACGGTGCGCGACCCGAGACGCCCCAGCTGCTCGCTCAGCTCTTCGGGGCGATACGGCGAGGGATGCCACAACCGCCACCCTCCACCCGCCCGCAGCGGCTCCAGCGCCTGCCACAGGGCGCGGGTCTTCCCGGTTGAGGAATCGCCGAGCAGCACCACCATCGCGCTCGCACCGCCGAGCGCCTGCTCCACCACCCCCGCGACCGTCACGTCGTGAGCACGCCGCACATACGGCGGCAACCCGCTCACCACGGCCGCGCTCCGGTCGGTGACCGTGATCGTTTCGTGGACCTCGAGAGCGAACGGATCCAGCACCTGATCCAACGCCACGCCCGGCCGGAGCCGGGCATCGGAGTCCGCCCGCTCGTGCGCGGCCTTCCACTCGCCGAGCTCGTCGTCGGTGACACCCCACGCCCACAGCACCGGTGCCAGGTTCGCCCATTGCGGGAAGTACTTTCCGTGCACCCAGCCGTGGATCGTGGCCTGGACGGTGGTCACGTCCGGATGCTTGGTCAGCTTCACGTAGCTGATCCCCGCACTCTTGTGCAGAGCGTGCAGCGCCGCATGCAGGTCCTCGCGTGTATGCACCTCGCGTGGGTCGACCACCAACCCGCTCCCCTTCCTCGGTCCGCCATCCTGGCGTTCGGTGTCGTTCAGCCAGGCCACCCCAGCCCGGCCCCTCATCCTGGACCCGGCCACGACCTGCCCGCGCCGGATGCACCGAACAGCCCGCTCGGACAACGCTTACCAGCATGAACGCCACCGAGATCGTCGCCGTCATCGCTGTCATCGTGCTCGTCCTGCACAACGTTGCCCGGATCCCCGCCGCGCTCACCGAGATCCTGAACGCCTGCAAACCCCTCGTGCGCGCCGCCCGCGAACTCGTCGCGCTCGTCCGCAACGACACCACCCCCACCGAGGACACCCGCCACCCCGGCCACGACCGGGACCCTCCCTGCTGATCCCCGGCATCACGAAACCCCTGGCGGGCGCCGAGCACCCGCTGGGGGTTTCGCGCGTCGAAGACCAATCCACACCCCGAGGTTCCGGCCGTGCCTGGCAGCCGCAACCCGCAGCAGCACGCCACGCGGCCGGGGCAGGGCAGGACAGGTCAGTGGTGTTGCAGGCACCCCGCTCACCACCGGAACCAGAGCTCGGGCCCGGCGCGCCGGGCCGGTGCAGTGGGCCGCTCGGCCGCCAGCGGCTGTCGGTAGTTCGAATGACCGTGGGTTGCAGGGTTTTCGGCTAGGGTCGCCGGGCCGGTGCACCGTGGTGGCTGGTTTCGGCGTGCTGGGAGGGTGGTTGTGGAGATCGAGTTGAGCAAGGCCGTGGTCGGGCTGCGCGATGAGCTGCTGGCGGCATCGGCTGCTGGTGCGGGTTCGGCGTTGCCGTTCGTGGTGGGTCCGATCGAGTTGTCGTTCGAGGTCGAGCTGCGCGCGGATACCAAGGCCAAGGCGGGGTTCAAGGCGTGGGTGCTCACCGGCGAGGTCGAGGCCGGTACCGGGCGCACCCGCCGCCACCGGGTGAGCGTGACCCTGACCCCGCAAGCACCCGGCGGCGGGGACATCCTGGTCGGCAGCGAGGCCGCCGCCGCGGGCGAGGACGGCCCCGGCGACCTGTCCGGGCGCATCCCGGACTAGACGAGCGACGAGGGGGCTGGGGCGGTGCAGCGTGAGCGGGTGTTCCGGGTCACCGGCGCGGCGGCCGGGTCGGGGTATCTGATCGCTGCGCGGCTGGTGCTGACCTCGGCCCACGTCGTCGGCGACAAGGCCAAGGTGTCGATGTTTCGGCCCGGATTCGGCGGCCGCTACACCGGCACGGTGGTGTGGCGGGGCAGCCCCGGCGGGCGTGATGATGCCGCGCTGGTCCTGCTCGACGACCCCACCTGGACGCCGGAGCCGGCCCGCCCGGTGGTGTGGGGCCGGCTCGTCACCGACCGACCGAGGACGGACTGCCAGACGTGGGGGCTGCCGGACTTCGCCCAGCGCGAGGGCGCCGCGGCGGAGGGCGCGCAGCACACCGGGTGGATCAACCCGGGCAGCGGCACCGCGACCAACCATCACGTCGTCGAGCTCACCGAGTCCCCACCCACCGCCGCCTCGGGCAGCTCGCCGTGGCAGGGGATCTCCGGGGCCGCGGTGTTCTGCGAAGGGCTGCTGGCCGGGGTGGTCGCCGCGGACCCCGAACACCGCGAGCATGCCGCGCTGAAGGCGGTGCCGGCTTACGTGCTGCTGGCCGACCCGCAGTTCCGGGCCGCGGTCGAGAAGCATGCCGGGGCGGCGGGGTTGCGGTGGGAGCCGGTCGAGCTGGCCGGGTTGATGGATCAGCAGTCGCCGTTGCGGTTCTCGCCGGTGATGGGTTCGCCGGCGGGTCTGCTGCAGGCCCGCCGTGCGGTGGTGCCGTTCCGGCCCGGCCGCGAGCAACTGCTCGACGAACTCCACGCGTGGGCGAGCGAGCCCGGGGTCGGGGTACGGCTGCTGCACGGTCCGGGCGGGCAGGGCAAGACCCGGCTGGCGCACTACTTCGGTGAACAGCTCGCCGGGGCGCGGTGGTCGGTGCTGTGGCTCGACCCCGCTCATACCGATCCTGGCCGGTTACAGGGCCTCGGACAGGTGCGCACCCCGCTGCTGGTGATCGTCGACTACGCCGAGTCCCGCCCCGACCAGCTCCCCGTCCTGTTCGACGCCGTGGCCACAGCGGCGGCGGTGCCGGGCCGGAAGGTCAAGGTGGTGTTGCTGGCCCGCACGAGTGGGGACTGGTGGACCGACATCGCCGCGGGCAGCGCCGGCGCGGAGGAGATCACCGAGCTGGCCCGCGCCACCACCCTGGCCGCCCTGGACGCCACCGCGACCGGCCGCGAGGCCACCTACCGGGCCGCGGTCGCGGCCTTCGCCGCCGTCCTGCCCGCTCTGGCGCAGACCGGCGCCCACGACTGGCAGGACGCGGCTGCCCGGGTGCTGGATTCCCCGCCGCGTGATCCCGGGGCGGGGACCACCGTGCTGGGGGTGCAGATGCAGGCCTTGGCCGACCTGCTCGACACCGACGCTCACCTCGACTCCACCCACGCCGGCCGCACCCTGGAAGATCGGGTCCTGATCCACGAGCGCCGCTACTGGCGACACACCATGGCCGGCGCCGGGTTGGCCGAGGTGGGGGTGGCGGTGCTCGAAGACACCGTCGCGGCCACCGCCGTGCTCGGCCCTACCACCCCCGCCGACCTCGACGCGGTGATCGCGACCGTGCCGGAGCTGTCCGGCCAGCCTCTGCTGGGGCGGAAGGTGCGGGGCTGGCTGACCAGTCTCTACCCCGGCCAGACCGACACCGCCTTCGGTGGTCTCGCACCGGACCGCCTCGCCGAGTACCTCGTCGGCCGAACCATCCTCGATCCCGGCCGCACCATCATCGACACCCTCGCCACCACCATCACCGACCCCGACCGGGCCGAGTACCTGCTCACCGTGTGCACCCGCGCCGCCGCCCACCCCGCACTGGCCGCGGCAGGCGAGCACCTCACCCGCTGGTGCGCCCAGAACCCCGCCACCCTGCTGCCCGCCGCGATCGCCGTCGCCACCCGCGTCGAGAAACCCGAGCCCCTCACCACCGCCCTCGACCACACCATCCCCACCACCAGCACCGAAACACTCCAGAACCTGCACGACCTCATCCCGGAACAGACCCAAGCTCTCGCCCCCACCGCGGCCACACTGCTGCAAACCGTGGTAGACCGGCTCCGCCACACCGAGGACCTCGACGCATCGAACCTCGCCGGGAACCTGAACAACCTCGCGATCCGGCTCGGAGCGCTCGGCCGGCCCGAGGACGCCCTGACAGCGAGCGAAGACGCCGTCCGGCTCTGGCAGGCGCTGGCCGACCAGCGCCCCGACATCTACCAGCCCGCCCTCGCCATGAGCCTGAACACCCTAGCGAACCGGCTCGGAGCGCTCGGCCGGCCCGAGGACGCCCTGACAGCGAGCGAAGACGCCACCCAGCTCTGGCAGGCGCTGGCCGACCAGCGCCCCGACACCCACCAGCCCGCCCTCGCCATGAGCCTGAACAACCTCGCGGGCCGGCTCGGCGAGCTGGGCCGGCCCGAGGACGCGCTGACCGCGAGCGAGGAAGCCGTCCGGATCCGGCAGGCGCTGGCCGACCAGCGCCCCAACACCCACCAACCCGCCCTCGCCATGAGCCTGAACAACCTCGCGGTCCAGCTCGCCGAGCTGGGCCGGCCCGAGGACGCCCTGACAGCGATCGAGGAAGCCGTCCGGCTCTACCGGGCGCTGGCCGACCAGCGCCCCAACACCCACCAGCCCGACCTCGCCATGAGCCTGAACAACCTAGCGGTCCAGCTCGCCGAGCTGGGCCGGCCCGAGGACGCCCTGACAGCGATCGAGGAAGCCGTCCGGCTCTACCGGGCGCTGGCCGACCAGCGCCCGGAGGTGTATCAGGCCGCGTTGAGCCAGTCTCGACGGGTAGCTGCCTGGCTTTCCGGCGAAGAGTCGGGTGACATCTGGTAAATCCGTGTGCCCGTCGGCCGTAGTGCGCAGGCCAGCGGTTGTCGCTACAGCGAACAGCGTTAGCCGTGATCCGGGCAGAGCAAGGCACCATCGGTGCTCCAACCTCGCCCGGTGAGCAGCCGCAGCACGACCTCGGGCACCCGCCCGCTGGCCGCGCGGGCCTGGGCGGCGAGCTCGCCGCCGAGCAGCGGGCCTTCCTCGCAGTCCGGGTCGGCGCAGGCGATCGGGAACCGCTGGGTGGGCTGGCATTCGGCGCAGTGCCGGGTCGCGATGAGCCCGCCGTGGTTGTCGGTGGAGGTGTCGAGCTCGTACCAGCGGAACGCCACATCGGCGGCCAGCTGCAGCGGCCCGTAGGCCTGACTGGGCTCGGTCCCGCAGGTCGGGCACGGATCGGCCCGCCGCGCCCGGCCCCGCCCGGCCGAACCGCGCGGCGGCCGCATGATCTCCGCCACCGCCCGCGGCGCCGTCGCGGGCTCCGGAGCGGGCACCGCCGGCGCCGTGATCGCCTCGATGGCGACCACCCGCTGCACCACTTCCGGCGCGGGCGCCGCGGCGACCGGTTCCGGCGGGGCAGCGGCGGCCTCCACCGCGATCCGCGGCTCGGCACCGCGCACGGTATCCGGGCTCGCGGTGCTACCCGGCCTCGCCCCGGCGCGGGGCCGGGTGCCGTCGGTGTTCTTGGCGAGGTGGCCGTAGACGGTGGTGCGGCCGGCGCCGACGATGTCGGCGATCTGCTGCACGGTGTGGGCGCCCTCGTCGTAGAGCCGCTGGGCGAGCGCGGCCTGGTCCGGGGAGAGCTTGGAGGGCCGGCCACCGCGGCGGCCGCGGGCCCGAGCCGCGGCGAGGCCGTCGTGGGTGTTGGCGACGATGAGCTCGCGCTGGAACTCCGCGAGCACCGAC is a window encoding:
- a CDS encoding sigma-70 family RNA polymerase sigma factor is translated as MDAPEPPAATQPPPTHPENAPWAAADDDRATLMAALYHEHATVLWRYTLGLVRDAGRAEDIVQETLLRAWQRPAVLDQSTHSARAWLFTVARNLAVDEHRSARNRREFRTDAPPEQSTPDHSDRALDGWLVADALAKLGADHREVIVRAYYRGLSTQQIAEELGIPPGTVKSRMHYGMRALRLTLQEMGVTNR
- a CDS encoding pentapeptide repeat-containing protein — translated: MTRNDGLSTLLSGKQGWAIAGGQRWIGPGDWVVRLGVAQNRAMFGWVSAIGAKEWKPAAADAREVIGKRRAALGRRVSRVRLLPAVLAALLAGLVVAFGAYGVLRAITPVDVTKTAAEIDVTRVALTVVAGVGGVVALVIAYRRQRDLEQSRFVERFGAAASQLGATDVAVRIAGVYAMAGVADETEGSRRQQCIDVLCGYLRLPYDPDHGASGRTELTTTRPRIEYEPARGTIEERVTYRQNDREVRATIVHVIADHLRPEAEYSWSDRNFDFRNAHLENADFDRATFRGTARFTGATFSGPTAFKDTTFCGDAWFEHTTFSGDAVFLKASFSAETEFEGATFSGNTFFSDAILSHPSGFAYTVFSGAITRFDRTRFAHNTMFRNATFSSDTEFRGTTFTHLTDFVGVTFAGAATRFEDVDFGDLWVSFDEPMRWGPPAPTFDWDSDLSRKPGNVEPQGWPPVASPAP
- a CDS encoding tetratricopeptide repeat protein, whose product is MQRERVFRVTGAAAGSGYLIAARLVLTSAHVVGDKAKVSMFRPGFGGRYTGTVVWRGSPGGRDDAALVLLDDPTWTPEPARPVVWGRLVTDRPRTDCQTWGLPDFAQREGAAAEGAQHTGWINPGSGTATNHHVVELTESPPTAASGSSPWQGISGAAVFCEGLLAGVVAADPEHREHAALKAVPAYVLLADPQFRAAVEKHAGAAGLRWEPVELAGLMDQQSPLRFSPVMGSPAGLLQARRAVVPFRPGREQLLDELHAWASEPGVGVRLLHGPGGQGKTRLAHYFGEQLAGARWSVLWLDPAHTDPGRLQGLGQVRTPLLVIVDYAESRPDQLPVLFDAVATAAAVPGRKVKVVLLARTSGDWWTDIAAGSAGAEEITELARATTLAALDATATGREATYRAAVAAFAAVLPALAQTGAHDWQDAAARVLDSPPRDPGAGTTVLGVQMQALADLLDTDAHLDSTHAGRTLEDRVLIHERRYWRHTMAGAGLAEVGVAVLEDTVAATAVLGPTTPADLDAVIATVPELSGQPLLGRKVRGWLTSLYPGQTDTAFGGLAPDRLAEYLVGRTILDPGRTIIDTLATTITDPDRAEYLLTVCTRAAAHPALAAAGEHLTRWCAQNPATLLPAAIAVATRVEKPEPLTTALDHTIPTTSTETLQNLHDLIPEQTQALAPTAATLLQTVVDRLRHTEDLDASNLAGNLNNLAIRLGALGRPEDALTASEDAVRLWQALADQRPDIYQPALAMSLNTLANRLGALGRPEDALTASEDATQLWQALADQRPDTHQPALAMSLNNLAGRLGELGRPEDALTASEEAVRIRQALADQRPNTHQPALAMSLNNLAVQLAELGRPEDALTAIEEAVRLYRALADQRPNTHQPDLAMSLNNLAVQLAELGRPEDALTAIEEAVRLYRALADQRPEVYQAALSQSRRVAAWLSGEESGDIW
- a CDS encoding recombinase family protein, whose amino-acid sequence is MLIGYGRISTAEQRADHQRDALIRAGVAERDVHIDVASGAKATRPQLDLVLRIAREGDTLVITRLDRLGRSMLHLVTLGAELRERGIGLKVIEQGIDTDTPEGRAMFGMLSVLAEFQRELIVANTHDGLAAARARGRRGGRPSKLSPDQAALAQRLYDEGAHTVQQIADIVGAGRTTVYGHLAKNTDGTRPRAGARPGSTASPDTVRGAEPRIAVEAAAAPPEPVAAAPAPEVVQRVVAIEAITAPAVPAPEPATAPRAVAEIMRPPRGSAGRGRARRADPCPTCGTEPSQAYGPLQLAADVAFRWYELDTSTDNHGGLIATRHCAECQPTQRFPIACADPDCEEGPLLGGELAAQARAASGRVPEVVLRLLTGRGWSTDGALLCPDHG
- a CDS encoding anti-sigma factor family protein yields the protein MTDIVDDYTTWDAPYVLGSLTRAERLEFEEHLEGCSRCRDAVAELAGMPGLLGLIGAETALELGSAPEPESPEAPADLLPRLAAASERQRRRSRWVSAGAALAAAAAAVAIAVPVVTAVTADSDPVSTEQVFAERSMEPLRASPVSADFRLLAEGDRTRIEMTCSYAPGDARYTWEFGLVATGVDGTRWNLGQWPAGPGDVVTLERTVPTTPERIRSVEITSAATGDTVLLGTV
- a CDS encoding trypco2 family protein; its protein translation is MEIELSKAVVGLRDELLAASAAGAGSALPFVVGPIELSFEVELRADTKAKAGFKAWVLTGEVEAGTGRTRRHRVSVTLTPQAPGGGDILVGSEAAAAGEDGPGDLSGRIPD